The following are encoded together in the Poseidonibacter lekithochrous genome:
- a CDS encoding metal ABC transporter solute-binding protein, Zn/Mn family produces the protein MKKILLALFSLSAVLLAKEVTVSILPQKYFVEKIAKDKIDVNVMVRKGFSPATYEPKTSQMRKLAKSEIYFSIDVPFEDVWLEKFKNSNKNMLVVDTDEGIKKLEMKAHNHHEEEKHDEHDDHDGHDDHEKHEDHDKHEEHGKHHDEHEDHDDHEKHEEHAKHHDDHDDHEEEKHEEHAGHDHTGLDPHIWLDPVLVKVQAKNIYEALVKIDGANKEFYLANYKQFVGELEALNKELKTILSGSHDKAFMVFHPSWGYFAKRYDLEEISIEIEGKEPKPAQLVELINEAKEHNIKIVFVAPQFSTKGAKTISNSIDGNVSIIDPLSEDWDKNLLKVAKDIAKSYK, from the coding sequence ATGAAAAAGATTTTATTAGCTTTATTTTCACTATCAGCAGTATTACTAGCAAAAGAAGTAACTGTTAGTATTTTACCTCAAAAATATTTTGTAGAAAAAATAGCAAAAGATAAAATAGATGTAAATGTAATGGTAAGAAAAGGGTTTTCACCTGCTACTTACGAACCAAAAACATCACAAATGAGAAAATTAGCAAAATCAGAAATATATTTTTCAATCGACGTACCATTTGAAGATGTGTGGTTAGAAAAATTTAAAAATTCAAATAAAAATATGTTAGTAGTTGATACTGATGAAGGTATTAAAAAACTAGAAATGAAAGCTCATAATCATCATGAAGAAGAAAAACATGACGAACATGATGACCATGATGGACACGATGATCATGAAAAGCATGAGGATCATGATAAACATGAAGAGCATGGAAAACATCACGATGAACATGAAGACCATGATGATCACGAAAAACATGAAGAACATGCTAAACACCATGATGATCACGACGATCATGAAGAAGAAAAACATGAAGAGCATGCAGGACATGACCATACTGGATTAGACCCTCATATTTGGCTTGACCCAGTTTTAGTAAAAGTACAAGCAAAAAATATCTATGAAGCATTAGTTAAAATTGATGGAGCTAATAAAGAGTTTTATTTAGCAAACTACAAACAATTTGTAGGTGAATTAGAAGCTTTAAACAAAGAATTAAAAACTATTTTATCTGGTTCACATGATAAAGCATTTATGGTATTTCACCCATCTTGGGGATACTTTGCAAAAAGATATGATTTAGAAGAAATTTCTATTGAAATTGAAGGTAAAGAACCAAAACCAGCACAATTAGTTGAACTAATTAATGAAGCTAAAGAGCATAATATCAAGATTGTATTTGTTGCTCCTCAGTTCTCAACAAAAGGTGCAAAAACAATCTCTAATAGTATTGATGGAAATGTTTCAATTATTGACCCATTATCAGAAGATTGGGATAAAAACCTTTTAAAAGTAGCTAAAGATATCGCGAAAAGTTACAAATGA
- a CDS encoding cupin domain-containing protein gives MNKFNIYDNLEFGEDKVKITPMFNSDTSKEIRIAFKKDQIMKDHKTSFPISVQICEGEIEFGVGEMVYSLVKGDVVSLEANVVHNLKANAESVVRLTLSKADTVARVQGVLKL, from the coding sequence ATGAATAAATTTAATATATATGATAATCTAGAATTTGGTGAAGACAAAGTAAAAATCACACCAATGTTTAATAGTGATACTTCAAAAGAAATTAGAATAGCTTTCAAAAAAGATCAAATTATGAAAGACCATAAAACGTCTTTTCCTATTTCTGTACAAATCTGTGAAGGTGAAATAGAATTTGGTGTAGGTGAAATGGTTTATTCATTAGTAAAAGGGGATGTAGTGTCTTTAGAAGCTAATGTAGTTCATAATCTTAAAGCAAATGCTGAGAGTGTTGTAAGACTTACTCTATCTAAAGCTGATACAGTAGCACGTGTTCAGGGTGTTTTAAAACTGTAA
- a CDS encoding porin: MNKKRLASVATSLVISSSALGAELSLLSNLEIEGDARVRGISTSGITSNSDKAKETYDSRIRINLNTTTDSGVKIHSRVVLDNDTWGKTSDKNVEWDEASVLVPLKDFFVYAGRVNDTYGTPFYGSHNDKIDLAFIGYTGIENTLLYGFDYKAVEGAYNSSNGQLGSSTGDGDYDAYGLGGQITIDKLLLGGRYVSLQDNRSDDGGKTFRDTKGFFVDAFASGEIVGLELQAQVQQNGGDKYSGGKKVDLEALGMYLNVAKQFDRLKIGAIAISTEDGYVAGGDLEASYLTSPTNGAIATLGRVGGYGDTVLLSGQVKYDINPELLIEATIASHSIKKATLNSLNKDLEITEYNLGLQYKIAKDVTYKIQYAAASFDQGNLDDIQNAMHSINIKF, encoded by the coding sequence ATGAATAAGAAAAGATTAGCATCTGTAGCTACATCATTAGTAATATCGTCTTCAGCATTAGGTGCTGAATTAAGTCTTTTATCAAACTTAGAAATTGAAGGTGATGCAAGAGTAAGAGGTATTTCAACTTCGGGAATAACAAGTAATAGTGATAAAGCAAAAGAGACTTATGACTCTAGAATAAGAATAAATCTTAATACTACAACAGATTCAGGGGTGAAAATTCATTCAAGAGTTGTTTTAGATAATGATACTTGGGGAAAAACAAGTGATAAAAATGTTGAATGGGATGAGGCAAGTGTTCTTGTACCATTAAAAGACTTCTTTGTTTATGCAGGTAGAGTTAATGATACTTATGGAACACCTTTTTATGGTTCTCACAATGACAAAATTGATTTAGCGTTTATTGGATATACAGGTATTGAAAATACTTTATTATATGGATTTGATTATAAAGCGGTTGAAGGTGCTTATAATAGTAGTAATGGTCAATTAGGTTCTTCAACAGGAGATGGTGATTATGATGCTTATGGTCTTGGTGGACAAATTACTATTGATAAATTATTACTAGGTGGTAGATACGTATCATTACAAGATAATAGATCTGATGATGGTGGAAAAACATTTAGAGATACAAAAGGATTCTTTGTTGATGCCTTTGCTAGTGGAGAAATTGTAGGACTTGAACTACAAGCACAAGTTCAACAAAATGGCGGAGATAAATACTCTGGTGGTAAAAAAGTAGATTTAGAAGCATTAGGAATGTATTTAAATGTTGCTAAACAATTTGATAGATTAAAAATTGGTGCCATTGCTATTTCAACAGAAGATGGTTATGTAGCAGGTGGAGATTTAGAAGCTTCTTATTTAACATCACCAACAAATGGTGCAATTGCAACTCTTGGAAGAGTTGGTGGATATGGAGATACAGTTTTATTATCTGGACAAGTTAAATATGATATTAACCCTGAATTACTAATTGAAGCTACAATAGCTTCACACTCTATAAAAAAAGCAACTCTTAATAGCTTAAATAAAGACCTAGAAATTACTGAATATAACCTAGGACTTCAATATAAAATTGCAAAAGATGTAACTTACAAAATACAATATGCAGCAGCATCTTTTGATCAAGGTAACCTTGATGATATTCAAAATGCAATGCATTCTATAAACATCAAGTTTTAA
- a CDS encoding CPXCG motif-containing cysteine-rich protein — MEEIHIQCPYCLQAVTVLLDTGVYEYTTLIDDCEVCCRPIEISYTTEDGVISSYSYNSIEGNEN; from the coding sequence ATGGAAGAAATACACATTCAATGCCCATACTGTTTACAAGCGGTAACAGTTTTATTAGATACAGGTGTATATGAATATACAACATTAATAGATGATTGTGAAGTTTGTTGTCGTCCAATCGAAATATCATATACCACTGAAGATGGTGTGATATCGAGCTATTCATACAATAGTATTGAAGGCAATGAGAACTAA
- a CDS encoding DUF1007 family protein, producing MYSPKTHFSINIKADKEYIKTAKIKWEFAEAFTTELLQIYDTNLDASFDEGELKLIQEALITYIEPKNFLTFITYDTQINEQSNPINVKKYKFSYKNNILSFDYEFDLNYKIKDKHKLYVEIYDEGGYFIMIANEKKQFLRIPYKIKKELDYNSATFTIDAPNLKITDNNEEVLASTDIKTDEIENKDEIIKSESKQKTIEKTINEEIVEDDTSKTVVKKEISLLEEFVKKIKIYLVEIEKGEDKTALAFLLFASFAYGIVHAIGPGHGKALAFSYFSAQKSSYTQAFFISLATAFIHIVGALVLVLISIVILKSILNSFLDDSITYITSTSAVLIMLLSLFILYRKLKKKSCVCSACNISEDKPMFSTQNTNMNFVQTNKASKIHFSNTRKKEDLFFVLTAGLVPCPGTVVLFVYAFILKTYISVILASIAISLGMGLVIFASSFLGVTLNKVSAKQNKIINIVEILAPIVMFILGLMLLLNANIL from the coding sequence GTGTACTCTCCCAAGACACACTTCTCCATAAATATAAAAGCAGATAAAGAATATATAAAAACCGCCAAAATAAAATGGGAATTCGCCGAAGCTTTCACTACCGAATTATTACAAATATATGATACGAACCTTGATGCATCTTTTGATGAAGGTGAACTAAAACTTATTCAAGAAGCTCTAATTACATATATCGAACCAAAAAACTTCCTAACTTTTATTACTTACGACACTCAAATAAACGAACAATCAAATCCTATCAATGTAAAAAAATACAAATTTTCATATAAAAACAATATTCTAAGTTTTGATTATGAGTTTGATTTGAACTATAAAATAAAAGATAAACATAAATTATATGTAGAGATTTATGATGAGGGTGGTTATTTTATAATGATTGCCAATGAGAAAAAGCAATTCCTTAGAATCCCTTATAAAATCAAAAAAGAGTTAGATTATAATAGTGCTACCTTTACAATTGATGCCCCTAATCTAAAAATCACTGATAATAATGAAGAAGTTTTAGCCTCAACTGATATTAAAACTGATGAAATAGAAAATAAAGATGAAATAATAAAATCTGAATCTAAACAAAAAACTATCGAAAAAACAATAAATGAAGAGATTGTTGAAGATGATACTTCTAAAACTGTTGTAAAAAAAGAGATAAGTTTATTAGAAGAGTTTGTAAAAAAAATCAAAATCTATCTAGTAGAAATAGAGAAGGGTGAAGATAAAACAGCTCTAGCATTTTTATTATTTGCTTCATTTGCTTATGGAATCGTACATGCTATTGGACCTGGACATGGTAAAGCATTAGCCTTTTCATATTTCTCAGCACAAAAAAGCTCTTATACACAAGCCTTTTTCATCTCACTTGCTACTGCCTTTATTCATATTGTAGGAGCTTTAGTATTAGTACTAATCTCAATAGTGATTTTAAAAAGTATTTTGAATAGTTTCTTAGATGATTCTATTACTTATATTACTAGTACTAGTGCTGTGTTAATTATGCTTTTATCATTGTTTATTTTATACAGAAAACTAAAGAAAAAATCTTGTGTTTGTTCTGCTTGTAATATAAGTGAGGATAAACCAATGTTCTCAACACAAAATACAAATATGAACTTTGTACAGACTAATAAAGCTTCAAAAATACACTTTAGTAATACAAGAAAAAAAGAAGACTTATTTTTTGTACTTACTGCTGGATTAGTTCCTTGTCCGGGAACTGTAGTTCTTTTTGTATATGCTTTCATACTAAAAACATATATTTCCGTAATTCTTGCAAGTATCGCAATCAGCCTAGGAATGGGTCTTGTAATCTTTGCTTCATCATTTTTAGGAGTTACTTTAAATAAAGTATCAGCTAAACAAAATAAAATTATAAATATAGTTGAGATATTAGCACCTATTGTAATGTTTATATTAGGATTAATGCTTCTATTAAACGCAAATATTTTATAA
- a CDS encoding methyltransferase: MNTNLDSIKVDRPEIITTDVDAISFYRKMDIKATVKDMIAGRYVIAEEFYSNGLLILGELKKRLSFKYTDKSFRGQREYRNAFRKASHRLLIKVKDNKLAVKKAPKVGWLELLYPDVSEFYVSFPDVQGMNSSWQWYEKGLEVKTLDITLKPYFGTYFPTRFDHLKLFDRYLKKYDGPKDNVIEIGVGSGILSFQLIQNGFDNIYATDSNKNAVIGVNEETKRLGYEDKITLNHGDLFENCDVNADLIVFNPPWIKAKHKLEEGIDKAMYYEEELFPRFFEQAAQHLKPDGKIVLIFSNLAQVVGEDSTNPIIEELRNNGRFRKDLHLTREVRASSRRTKREDNRKNEKVELWVLAPKKK, from the coding sequence ATGAATACAAATTTAGATTCTATCAAAGTAGATAGACCAGAAATTATCACTACTGACGTTGATGCTATTAGCTTCTATCGAAAGATGGATATAAAAGCAACTGTAAAAGATATGATTGCAGGAAGATACGTAATTGCTGAAGAGTTTTATAGTAATGGACTTTTAATTCTAGGTGAATTAAAAAAGAGACTTTCGTTTAAATATACTGACAAAAGTTTTAGAGGACAAAGAGAATACAGAAATGCTTTTAGAAAAGCATCTCATAGATTATTAATCAAAGTAAAAGACAATAAATTAGCAGTTAAAAAAGCACCAAAAGTTGGTTGGTTAGAACTGTTATACCCAGATGTTTCAGAGTTTTATGTATCTTTCCCAGATGTTCAAGGAATGAACAGCTCATGGCAATGGTATGAAAAAGGTCTTGAAGTTAAGACTTTAGATATTACTCTTAAGCCTTATTTTGGAACATACTTCCCTACTAGATTTGATCACTTAAAATTATTCGATAGATACCTAAAAAAATATGATGGACCTAAAGATAATGTTATTGAAATCGGTGTTGGTAGTGGAATTTTATCATTCCAATTAATCCAAAATGGTTTTGATAATATTTATGCAACAGATTCAAATAAAAATGCTGTTATTGGTGTAAATGAAGAAACAAAAAGATTAGGATACGAAGATAAGATTACATTAAATCATGGAGATTTATTTGAGAACTGTGATGTTAATGCTGACCTAATTGTATTTAATCCTCCATGGATAAAAGCTAAGCATAAACTTGAAGAAGGTATTGACAAAGCTATGTATTATGAAGAAGAGTTATTCCCAAGATTCTTCGAGCAAGCTGCACAACATCTAAAACCTGATGGAAAAATAGTACTAATATTCTCAAACCTTGCACAAGTTGTAGGTGAAGATAGTACAAATCCAATCATTGAAGAGCTTAGAAACAATGGTAGATTTAGAAAAGACTTACATCTTACAAGAGAAGTAAGAGCATCTTCTAGAAGAACAAAAAGAGAAGATAATAGAAAGAACGAAAAAGTAGAACTTTGGGTTTTAGCTCCAAAGAAAAAATAG
- a CDS encoding agmatine deiminase family protein has translation MISRRKFIYTSSLLSLGLSMNINAKTTKSENTFEFYMPEESLKHKQTWMSFVANDYIWSKRQISEVKRNLSLIAKTIAKYEPVSVLVSPYDKNKVIKLLDGLDSHNYPITLVEKEIDDLWLRDTGPTFVYNNKNEKLGVDFNFNGWGEDQEHELDSTVASFITKTANTKTIKTDLVLEGGCFEINGKGLAIMSESCILNDNRNPNKSKKEVEEELKYLLGLEKIIWLKGIKGKDITDGHTDFYARFISSDEIIVAYEPYEESYEHELTKENISILAKATNLKGEKFKITLLENPQEVNEKYGIEDFAAGYIGYYLCNDAVIMQSFGDDYADKKAKDTLQKAYPNRIIEQIRIDGIASGGGSIHCATQQEPIDLL, from the coding sequence ATGATTTCAAGAAGAAAATTTATTTATACATCATCACTATTATCTCTAGGATTATCTATGAATATAAATGCAAAAACTACTAAGAGTGAGAATACTTTTGAATTTTATATGCCTGAAGAATCCCTAAAACACAAACAAACATGGATGTCATTTGTAGCAAATGATTATATTTGGTCAAAACGACAAATATCTGAGGTAAAAAGAAATCTAAGTCTAATTGCAAAAACTATTGCTAAGTACGAACCCGTATCAGTATTAGTAAGCCCATATGATAAAAACAAAGTTATCAAGCTTCTCGATGGTTTAGACTCTCATAATTATCCTATTACTTTAGTAGAGAAAGAAATAGATGATTTATGGCTTCGAGATACAGGACCTACATTTGTATACAATAATAAAAATGAGAAATTAGGAGTTGATTTCAATTTTAATGGTTGGGGAGAAGATCAAGAACATGAGCTTGACTCAACTGTAGCTTCTTTTATTACAAAAACTGCAAATACAAAAACAATCAAAACAGACCTCGTTTTAGAAGGAGGGTGTTTTGAAATAAATGGTAAAGGTTTAGCCATTATGAGTGAATCTTGTATCTTAAATGACAATAGAAATCCAAACAAAAGTAAAAAAGAAGTAGAAGAAGAACTGAAATATCTTTTAGGATTAGAAAAAATCATTTGGCTAAAAGGCATCAAAGGCAAAGATATTACAGATGGTCATACCGATTTTTATGCAAGATTTATAAGTAGTGATGAGATTATCGTAGCTTATGAACCCTATGAGGAATCATATGAACATGAACTTACAAAAGAAAATATTTCTATTTTAGCAAAAGCTACAAACCTAAAAGGTGAAAAGTTTAAAATCACATTATTAGAAAATCCTCAAGAAGTAAATGAGAAGTATGGAATAGAAGATTTTGCAGCGGGATATATTGGATATTATTTATGTAATGATGCTGTGATTATGCAAAGTTTTGGAGATGATTATGCTGATAAAAAAGCAAAAGATACTCTACAAAAAGCGTATCCAAATAGAATTATTGAACAAATAAGAATAGATGGAATTGCTTCTGGTGGAGGTAGCATTCATTGTGCTACACAACAAGAACCTATTGATTTACTATAA
- a CDS encoding PLP-dependent transferase gives MNQNYFNHIECGQTLPVNNVHAVSVSMPHIQDVVDYEEQTPEICEKIKSGYPRFILHPYLKQLGLYIKNKYSICDDYEVVLLSSKKAVELISDKYFIHNKVEVNEEFGVILVQKGTSQLQKVLMYIQHVGCNLSSRLAEKYLFDVGLIDTIHEEEVEEKDLAKDIIIDTLANAYNQPKQNVCLAPSGMNAIYSVVRGLNSIQNHNGRTVLVQFGWLYLDTMNIVNHHYNQSKIFPDILNLDLLEDYLKIDGNKVSAIITEIPTNPLLKTVDIKRLRALCDEYNIPLVIDTTFATPFNLNLEDYADIFVESLTKFACGNADVLMGAIILNKRHNLSHMSVEFFKHCDPVYIKDMQRLALQIKGYETRVKKISSNTKQLVEYFKTCPYIEHIYYCLNDENKDNYAQTMRDDNSLTGIVSVTFNKEFKEVYDRLNFAKGPSLGTEFTLLMPYTYLAHWDLIISEEGNRFLEEIGLPIDLLRISVGTEPIEEIIKEFDRIK, from the coding sequence ATGAATCAGAATTATTTTAATCACATAGAGTGTGGACAAACATTACCAGTAAACAACGTTCACGCTGTTTCTGTATCAATGCCACATATTCAAGATGTGGTTGATTATGAGGAACAAACACCAGAGATTTGTGAAAAAATCAAAAGTGGATATCCTAGATTTATATTACACCCATATTTAAAACAATTAGGGCTTTATATCAAAAACAAATATTCTATTTGTGATGATTATGAAGTAGTACTTCTAAGCTCAAAAAAAGCAGTTGAATTAATAAGTGATAAATACTTTATTCACAACAAAGTAGAAGTAAATGAAGAGTTTGGAGTTATCTTAGTACAAAAAGGCACTTCACAACTACAAAAAGTACTTATGTATATTCAACATGTTGGTTGTAATCTATCTTCAAGACTTGCAGAAAAATATCTTTTTGATGTAGGTTTGATTGATACTATTCATGAAGAAGAAGTAGAAGAGAAAGATCTAGCAAAAGATATTATCATTGATACTTTAGCTAACGCATACAATCAACCAAAACAAAATGTATGTTTAGCACCATCAGGAATGAACGCTATTTATTCAGTAGTTCGAGGTCTTAACTCTATTCAAAACCATAATGGAAGAACAGTATTAGTTCAGTTTGGATGGTTATATCTTGACACTATGAATATAGTAAATCATCACTATAATCAATCGAAGATTTTTCCAGATATTTTAAATCTTGATTTATTAGAAGATTATCTTAAAATTGATGGAAATAAAGTAAGTGCTATTATCACAGAAATCCCTACAAATCCTCTACTTAAAACAGTGGATATCAAAAGATTAAGGGCTTTATGTGATGAGTATAATATTCCATTAGTAATAGACACAACTTTTGCAACACCTTTTAATTTAAACTTAGAAGATTATGCAGATATATTTGTAGAGTCACTTACAAAATTCGCCTGTGGAAATGCAGACGTTTTAATGGGTGCGATTATTCTAAATAAAAGACATAATCTTTCACATATGAGTGTAGAGTTTTTCAAGCACTGTGATCCTGTATATATAAAAGATATGCAAAGATTAGCCTTACAAATCAAAGGTTATGAGACAAGAGTAAAAAAGATTTCATCTAATACAAAACAATTAGTAGAATACTTCAAAACTTGTCCATATATAGAACATATTTATTACTGTCTAAATGATGAAAATAAAGACAACTATGCTCAAACAATGAGAGATGATAATAGCCTTACAGGTATCGTATCAGTAACTTTCAACAAAGAGTTCAAAGAAGTATATGATAGGCTTAATTTTGCTAAGGGACCTAGCCTTGGTACTGAGTTTACACTACTTATGCCTTATACGTATTTAGCCCATTGGGATTTGATTATAAGTGAAGAAGGAAATAGATTTTTAGAAGAGATAGGACTTCCTATTGATTTACTAAGAATCTCTGTTGGAACTGAACCAATAGAAGAGATAATAAAAGAGTTTGATAGAATCAAATAA
- a CDS encoding transposase, translated as MSRKRRIEIPGFHHINNISIDKKKVLKSHEDKERFMEILEEVSSRYNLIIHSYCITKDSYHLLIQNFTTNLSLAMRQLNSMYSMYYNKKYSRSGTLWQDRYKSWYISNIKYLHTIYRYIESTPVFEELSYNIGEYKYSSSYRIFNNNILDCSKNSFILNRFTKKELAQYLDKPFGDDELKTIDEFRKEKFILKKEKVIKEKTESLYTIFRDSKSKKERNKRILFAFNKGYKQSEISLYLNLSSSSISKIIQKSGNS; from the coding sequence ATGTCAAGAAAAAGAAGAATAGAAATCCCAGGATTCCATCACATTAATAATATTTCTATTGATAAGAAAAAAGTACTAAAATCCCATGAAGACAAAGAAAGGTTTATGGAAATCCTAGAAGAAGTGTCCAGTAGGTATAATTTAATAATTCATTCCTACTGTATTACAAAAGACTCTTATCATTTACTTATCCAAAATTTCACAACAAATCTCTCACTAGCAATGAGACAATTAAACTCAATGTATTCTATGTATTACAATAAAAAATACTCTAGATCTGGTACATTGTGGCAAGATAGATATAAATCTTGGTATATTTCAAATATAAAATATTTACATACAATATATAGATATATAGAATCTACTCCTGTTTTTGAAGAACTCTCATATAATATAGGAGAATACAAATACTCATCTTCTTATAGAATCTTTAATAATAATATTTTGGACTGTTCAAAAAACTCTTTTATTCTTAACAGATTTACAAAAAAAGAATTAGCCCAGTACTTAGATAAGCCCTTTGGCGATGATGAACTAAAAACAATAGATGAATTTAGAAAAGAAAAATTTATTCTAAAAAAAGAAAAAGTAATCAAAGAAAAGACTGAGAGTTTATATACAATTTTTAGAGATTCAAAATCTAAAAAAGAGAGAAATAAAAGAATATTATTTGCCTTTAATAAGGGTTATAAACAAAGTGAAATTTCACTTTATTTAAATCTTTCAAGCTCTAGTATTTCTAAGATTATTCAAAAAAGTGGAAATTCATGA
- a CDS encoding trans-sulfuration enzyme family protein, whose translation MKKHVETSLSHIAKFAPFAEKTGASHFPIYNTGTFDLKKQDGDKIYDYTRSDNPTREMLENLFTEVEGGAGCVCTHTGIASVALLFETVLKANSHILVEADCYGGTFRLLKVFKEKYNVTVHFANFLEFDAMEEILKNNPIDLVLCESPTNPGLKIIDLKKVATLAHDNDALFAVDNSLATFISQRPLELGADFSLFSTTKYISGHGAVVAGAIVAKTKELSDEIHYYANAGGRSQNPMDVYLITLGIPTLKVRMKEHEKNSIIIAKYLEEQDYIVKVSHPSLESHPQHELAKEQMDYIPGLFCVDFNSVELAEQFIENTKIFGEKCSFGSPDSRVEIPAKISHASFSKEELAAIGIADSTVRFSIGLENVEDLIEDIEQAVK comes from the coding sequence ATGAAAAAACATGTTGAAACATCACTAAGCCATATTGCAAAATTTGCACCCTTTGCTGAGAAAACGGGAGCGTCACATTTTCCTATTTACAATACAGGAACATTTGATTTAAAAAAACAAGATGGTGATAAAATCTATGATTACACAAGAAGTGACAATCCAACTAGAGAGATGTTAGAGAATCTATTCACAGAAGTAGAAGGTGGAGCTGGATGTGTATGTACACATACTGGTATTGCATCTGTTGCACTTTTATTCGAAACAGTTCTAAAAGCAAATTCTCATATCTTAGTTGAAGCTGATTGTTATGGTGGTACGTTTAGATTACTGAAAGTATTCAAAGAAAAATACAATGTAACAGTACACTTTGCCAACTTCTTAGAGTTTGATGCCATGGAAGAAATCCTAAAAAACAACCCAATTGATTTAGTATTATGTGAGAGTCCTACAAACCCAGGTCTAAAAATCATCGACTTAAAAAAAGTAGCTACTTTAGCACATGACAATGACGCTTTATTTGCAGTTGATAACTCACTTGCTACTTTCATTTCTCAACGACCATTAGAATTAGGAGCTGATTTCTCACTATTCTCAACTACTAAGTATATCTCAGGTCACGGAGCTGTAGTTGCAGGTGCAATTGTTGCAAAAACAAAAGAGTTAAGTGATGAGATTCACTACTATGCAAATGCAGGTGGAAGATCTCAAAACCCAATGGATGTATATTTAATCACATTAGGTATTCCAACTCTGAAAGTGCGAATGAAAGAACATGAGAAAAACTCTATTATCATTGCTAAGTACTTAGAAGAACAAGACTACATAGTAAAAGTATCTCATCCCTCTTTAGAATCACACCCTCAACACGAGTTAGCAAAAGAGCAAATGGATTATATTCCAGGACTATTTTGTGTAGATTTCAATAGTGTAGAGTTAGCTGAACAGTTTATTGAAAATACTAAAATCTTTGGAGAGAAGTGTTCATTTGGATCTCCTGATTCAAGAGTAGAAATTCCAGCGAAAATCTCTCATGCTTCATTCTCAAAAGAAGAATTAGCAGCTATTGGAATCGCTGATTCTACTGTTAGATTCTCTATTGGATTAGAAAATGTAGAAGATTTAATAGAAGATATTGAGCAGGCTGTAAAATAG